GTTGGCATCATCTACACATGTTGAGAAAGTACAAGAGGAGCATGAATTGTCCCATCCCAAATCTGTTGATAACGATGGAAAAAGCAGGAGCTGCTTGCAATCTAATATTTGCGTAAATGGTGCATCTGTGGACCAGCCATATGACCAACCACTAGTGGCCCAGGTAGGTTTTAATATGACTAACTTGAATCATATTGCAGAAGTAGAATACTCTTATCCTTGTACTATAAAAAGCTACGTTCTTCTTCTCTTTCAATATTATTCGCAAAAGTTTATTACAATGCGTTATCTGGAGTTACAATGTTTACAACACTCTTTATAGGTCGGCAAAAGCCAACTTGGCAAGCGTAGACGTCTTCAATTTGAGGTAGCTCAAGACAGTATTGTTGAAAGTGATCCTCACGTTCAAAATTCTTCCAATACGGCTGCAATATCAGAAGTTGTAGAATCTTCTGTGCTTCAAACTACTAGAGGTTCTACTGTAAATGTTTCGAAGCCCTCAGGTATAGGCTTGCACTTGAATAGCATTGTTAATGCCATGCCTTTGAGATATCTGAGTGGTGGACGGAAAAAGTTGACATCTGTTAGTTCTCAAACGCAAGATAACATGCAATTGCCTTCAATTTCACCCAATTCAAATTTAGTGGAGAATGTTTCAGCTACAAGTGAGGAATATGCACATCATACTCCTTATAGTAATTCAGAATCCATGAAAATAGTTGAATATCGAGAACAGTTTGACCAGGGAAGCCTTAACTCTGCACAAGTTGAGGCGTACGGCAGATCAAATCCCAAAAAGAAGAGGTAGATTTTCATGCTTATTGACAGATGTACTTTTCTAAGATACATCTTGattagggctgcaaatgaaccgaactttcagtgaacagttcatgaaccgtttgtgttcgttcgtttgacgaatgaacgaacacgaacacgaacaaaaaaattgtttgtttaattaaatgaacggaCATGAACATAGGCCGTATTTTATGTCCGGAACGTGTTCGGGTATGTTCGtccgtttatgtttgtttgtgttcgatagttaattagggttttcaatttttatatttattttatattcttTATTTCTATTTGAGGTAACTGAGACAGATAAACCCTATTTCAGTATTCCCACATTCATTGGTATATTTATGGGTGGATCTTCTTAATGTCTATGATGAAAATATGCCTATTGTATTTGAACTTTATATggtcatttgtgttcgtttatgttcatgaacgcgcttgtttgtgttcatttgtgtttatgaacgttcatttgtgttcgttccATTCATGAAAGCTTGTTTGTGTTCGTAAACGTtcgtttgtgtgtgtgtgtgttcgtgAATGTTtgtttgcgttcgtttgtgttagGTAACTAaagttaacaaacaaacacgGACACGTtcgtttccttaatgaacgaacacgaacagaaaatcttgttcggtaacacatgtatttccttaacaaatgaacacaaacaaggccttgtttgtgttcgttcggttcatttgcagccctaatCTTGATACTAAATTTGTGGTGTATGCTATAGATATCCGGTTTACTTGACTAGTCAACACCTGTTTGTCCCATCTCTTTTACTTTTCATAAAGTAATAAGTgtattatcaattacaatttacaaaaaccaataataataataataatctgtGTTGCTTGTTTTCCTTGATCTGTTTTTAGTTGTACGTTAAATAACGAATGATAAGTCAAACTGACCCTTTTGTAGATAAATATCAGGATTTCTGCTTCTCTTTACATTTTTAACCTTTAACTGGCTTGTGTAATGTTGTATCTCTCACACATACATGTGATTGTCTATTTGTTTTAGAAAGAAGACAGAGAGTAGTGGTGATGGTTGCAAATTCTGTAATTGTAAGAAGACCAAGTGTTTGAAACTGTAAGTCAACATAACATTTGACTTTACATTGAAATTGAGGATAACAAAGTGGTTTCTCTTGCAGATACTGTGACTGCTTTGCTGCTGGAATTTATTGTGCCGATTCTTGTTCTTGCCAAGGCTGCTTCAACAAACCCGAATATGAAAATACTGTTCTTGAGACACGTCAGCAAATTGAATCACGGGATCCACTCGCATTTGCTCCGAAGATAGTTCCTCATTCTACAAAATCTCCAAGAAGCCAGATGTTGGTATGTGATTCTTGGTAGTGTTTGGATGTGCGATCTTACAGTTACGTTTCATCTTTGTTACTCGATAGTAGTATTATGGTACTGTAGATGATAACTTTAATTGAAAGTTCATTAACATATAGCCATTCAACAGTATTGTTATTTTCAATACATACAAATACCTCAAATGAAGTTTTGTAACATAATAAAAGAATGTCATTTTTGGTCACTTTATTTGTTAGTTACTTATATAATGAGAGTGACCAAACACTTAAATAACTAATTATGACTTGATACAACAAAAGGGCATTCAAACAGTATCTCCTTCAACATGTTTAGTTGTTGACTGGTTTTAtactttttttaatatttaatagtCAGTTTCAAAGCACACATTCAAACACCGTGCTTAATCTCATCTTGAATACTAACGCTTGTGTACAGGATGATGGAGATCAAGTGACACCTCTTGCAGCAAGACACAAAAGGGGTTGCAACTGCAAGAAGTCAATGTGCATGAAAAAGTATTGTGAATGTTATCAGGTGAATATGGCTCATTTCACATTTGATGCATTCAGTCATGTTATTTGTACTAAATGAATTCATCTCAACAGGCTAATGTTGGATGCTCCGAAGGATGCCGTTGTGAAGGGTGTCAAAATACTTTTGGCATAAAAGGAGGTAACTAATAAGTATTCATGGCAACATGTGTTTTATATATATGCAAACTAACATTGTTTAGTTGTCATTTCTGATAATTACGTTACTTGAGTGACTAAAACATAATGTTGAGACGTTAGGATTATTTATATGAGGGTTTCCGTTGTAGATTTGGACCGGGGAGATTTCCATATAGCTGGGTTCTTTTTAAAGTAACTCGTTTGCAATCTATCTAGGTCCATCACATGAATAACATCTCACTGAGTTGTTCCAACTTCCATGCCCTGTATAGAGGTCACCATATCtcctttgttttgttttttataagCTCAACAATCATGAACCGTCTTTTTTGTCCCGGGTGGCATTGTGCAATTTGCCTTGTTTTTGTTACCTTAACTCTTCAGCCGCAACTTTTTTGACAGCTGAAGTATCAACTTCCTCCTTGACCTTAAAGTGCATCACTCTTAGAAACTGCTTGACGATATTCATCAAGAGACATGTGTAACTCTCTATCAGCTTTGAGATCTCTTATATAAACTAGAGTTACCTCATCTTACAAATCCAAATCAGCATGAGACAATTTTGTTTTCCATGTCTCGAGCTGCATTAGTAGTATCTTATTTTTTTTCTCTTCCTTGTTACATAGAGTCATTGTATTTCTATGTCTTTTGTCATCATCAAGTACTATTTGATGGACAAGGGAGGAGACAAGTATTTGCTGAGATGAGAAGATGACAAGATGTTATACCGTGTGCGCCATCTTTTAGTATCTATGCTTTTTACATCTTCTGAACGAGTGAGGTAGCATTAGTATTTACCCTTTGTTAATCTAGAGATGCAATTTTGATTATCAAAAGCGTGGGGTGTGAGCTGAGTACTTCACGTGCTAAAGACGTTTGCTTTCACTATTCAGAAATACTAATGATAGCTGAACCAAGTTTCACAACTTTTGAACCTAAGGTAAACTAGGTTCAGAGGCTGTAGGTGTGTAATAGGCATGATCTTTCAATATGAATATTGAATAGGTACAGACAGAATCACTAAGTTGAAAACATGGGTAGAGAAGCTATGCCCTTCATTCGTATCATTAGGATAGAATGTGAGGTTTGATTTGTTTAAACCAGAGGCTTTGACTTGACAACTGTGCATAAGAAGGTTTGAGTTGTGTTGGGGAAGTGTGCATGACTTAACTATATTGGAGTTGAGTCCCTAGCTCTTTTAACACCTTAATTCCACCTTTACCGTGTACTTGCAAGTCACATTTGTAAGGGGGACATCATACCACTAGACCAATAGGTCATGATGATATTTGTGGTGATGACCtatttagagggtgtttggggttgagttttgaaaatagattatgcgttttgaataatcagaatcagataattagctgtaacaaaacgtgctgcagaaagatagtgtttggatttgattatgtagtttgatatcacaataatcagataatcaactatttgagtgtttggttggatttgattatgttgtttgatatcacaataatcagataatcaactatttgagtgtttggcaaatatatatataaataagtgAAATGACAAAAAAACGTAAAAATCAGTTTTCTGATTATCACGTTCTTCTGCAGTAAGGGGTGACCTActtttggattatcacgttttgatctctacaaaacgtaaaaaatcaatttttattaatttttttttaccaaacactcaaaatagattttttgcgatttcaaaacacaataataaaaaaatcaggttgaaaaagcaatcccaaacacccccttatcAATTTTGAGATCAGGAGACAGTTATGGGTTTCCTATTTGTTCTCAGGTTTGTCTTTTTTGGTTTCATTGTTAGTGTGAACCTTGTCCGGCATGGAAGGTTCCATCGATTGATGTGTGTGCTTGTGATAGGTCCGAGCTGCACATTTGTATCAATAGAATTCTTATAGCCTGTGAAATAATTATTTATTGGCAAAACAACCAGGAATATAGAGGTGTTAAGATTAACTTGAGGACGCGGAGAGGTAAGTAGGGGGTGGGGTGGTTTCATGTAATAGGCAGAGTATGTGAGGGAATTTGGAGACTGATAACAAGGCAGCTACTGAAATTGGGAAAAGCCTCCTCGTACACCATGAGATAGCCTGTTACTATGGCTCTAGCTTGCATTACACCGTTTTCTTATATGCTCCGCTATCACTAGTTGGGAGAAGATCCATCTGGTTTTCTATGTATCTCCTCAAACGAACCATTGGATATCATTTTCCGTAACCCAGATTATACCTCATTTCCATACCCTCTAAAGTGTTTAGCTACTAGTATCATTTCTGTGAAAACAGCGGCTAATTTAATGTCAACTTACGTGGCACTATCGAAGGAACTACTATCCAGTTTTCTGACTTCAAGTTTCATAAGCCTGGTGTAGATAGAGAAAATGCTACATGACAACTACTGAATGACCAGCCTAATGGGTCCATGGCATGTAAAGTTAACCAAACGATAAGAGATCCTTATGCACATTGATTAGAGATAAAAGAGAGGGAATGCTATGTAGTTAAGTGTGAGAAATATTTTTTGTTGAGGGTTTCGGCTGTGTAAGCTTGGGCAGGGTAGATATTCATAAAGCTGGATTTTCATCCTGATAGCTACTCTTACCTTATATCTCTTCGATTGCTTGAATTTCTTGTTGTTAGTCTAGTAGTGTATTCTTAAGCATTTTATATTAGGAGAGCATGGCAGTTTTGAGAGTCGTTTTTAAGAAAGGGGGAGCCGCCCCTCGCGGGGCTGCAACGGCAGCGAAATCATAAGTTGGATTGTTGATCTAATTGTGTGATCTAACAGTAAATAAAAGTGACGGCTGCTTTTGATCATTCAATTATTTCGAATCTGCGTGTGGGTGAATTTGTTAATTCCACACATGGGGTTAATTTATTAATTCTACACATAGGGGTTTTTGCATGGAGGCTTAACATGCATGGGATATGGAGATAACTAAATATTATTGATTTTGGTAGATGTGCCATGTGTGATTTAATAATGGTAGTGTATTTCATGAAGACATTTGGATGGCATAATTCGGGCAGTGGTGTTCGGTGCTAGAGATGTCAATGGGTATTTTTCGTGGCTGTTAGTCGTGATTGAACGGGCTATAAAAAGGGTTGTGATGTTATTTTTATCACACATTTTGCAAGTACCTTGATTGGCTTGTTCGTGATAAGAGGAGACCGGCGTGTTGCGTGATAAACGGGCGTAAAAGATCCGTCAAAGCAGGTGGCTTTAGATTTGGTTCGTTTGGCAAGGTGAGAAAACATTATAAGCGGGTGGCTTTGTTTTCTTGGTCGGTGGAGAGGCCTCTTGGAACAAGTTTGATCGGGAAAAGGTACGGGTGTCAAGATAATGGCGTTGGAGTTCAAATCGGGTGACTCGGATGTGACCGGGTAGAGGTCATTGATCCGTGATGAGTCAAGATGTTAGTGAACGTTTCCAGCGTGATGCCATGTGACATGTTACAAGCGTGTTCGGGTTGAACCGAGTTGACTTTGGGCGTGACCGGTGGTGGTAAACTTCATAGCATTAGCAATTTTTCAATCAGGTTAGATCAAGACCCTATCCTTCCTTCCAAGGATAAGAACGGAAAAACCGGTGTCGGTTGTTCTTTTGGCTGAAGTATCCGATCGGAATTTGCGGGTAGACGGACGGAAGAAGATTCATCAAAGCGTGGAGGCTTTCAATCTTGTCGCGTCTAGCAAGAAAAGAATAAAACGGTAGAAGCGAGGAGGCTTGTTTTTTCTTTGATCGGTGGTCAAGATCGGGAACGGGGAGGTTCTGGTGACCCGGGAAGAGGGATGTCAAACTTGGTCAAGGGATTGAGGTTGTCGATAACGATGCGAGTGTGAAGAAACGAGTCCAATTCAAGATTAAGGGGGAGAATGAAGAAGTTAATCTTGAATTAAGGAGATAAGGATAAAGACGGGTTATAGATAATTGTGCTGAATTATTTATTGAGTCTTTATAGAGATAATTGTAGGTTTATCgagtttgtttatttattttatagagTTTGAGTCGGGTTAGGACTAGAAtaagtttagtataaatagatggttAGGGTCATTGTAATTAGTGTGCTCTCATTGATAAATTAATAAAAGAGTCGAACAAGTTTGTTCATATTGCGTGTTTGTTTATTCGATCAAGGGCCTGGTTTCCAACACCTTTAACTGTCTGAAAGTAATTATCTTAGTAATGTAATCCAAAATAGCAAAATTGCAGCATTCATTTTTTTAGTGTTTGGGCCTGATTTTGATTATTTTTGTCTCAAATAATAAGAAAACTGAttatcataaggtatgtaaagtTATTTCGTTAAGCTTGGTCATCTTTTATTTAAAGGTTTGATGGGTTTTGTTTTCGGTTGATGTCACATTTGTTTTGGACAAAAAATAACCCATTATAGAAGTTTTAGTGATTATCAATTATAGAAACATTATCGCAGTCACTATTTAATctattatatattttaaataatcaGAAATTTCCAAAGACAACTTTATCAAGTCATTAATTGGGAAAACTATCTTTTGCAACAGATTTTGTTGCAACTGATTATCTGATACTCGTTATTCTTCAATATCTTTTGATCATATTCAAGACGCACATGCTAACAACACCTATAAATATGATTGATGCTAttataataaactaataatactTATCCAGATTATGATTTGTTGTGGTTAGTTGTCTTAGACTCTTAGTGAAGGTAAAAAACAATCTAATTCCTGAAAAAGCTTGTTTGCTTTGACTATGGCCAACGAGAGTACGCAAATATGTATTTGAGTTGTACCTGTTGAATGATATACAGTGATTTTCAGTTTTTCATATTTCTCAATTGCAACTATATGTTTACAACCTTGAAACTTCTGATGTAAAACTATATTTTTCTACCAACTTTTTTGTTTCTCTAATCACATTTGTATGTCATTCATTTCAGCACCCAGCATGGCTAAAGAAACTGGCATGGAATCTGTTAACGAAAATGTAAGCGATTCATTTGACGAAAAAAATCTCAAAGTGGGCCCCAATAGGGCGAGATCCTCTCTTCTAGAATTACACAAGCCTCACAATTTGTCTCCTCAGACGCCATCGTTTCAATGTTCGACGTAAGACGTAAATCATAGCAAAACTTTTTAATGTGAATATCTTTCAATCATGAAATAACTTGAGATACCATTTTCTTGTTTAGACACGGGAATGACGCATCAGAAGCTCGTGTTTATCCTGGAAGATACGTCACGTCACCAGAATCTGAATGCCCTCCGTATATGACCACCACTCCTAAATCTCCCAATAATTCTGTCAAAATGGATCAAGAATCATATCCCGATGGTGAATTTATGGATGAATTCTCACCTGGAGACTGGTCAACCTCAAGAGCTCAATATCTACCTCCTACCCGTATGAGGTTTTCTCCCCTTGGTTTCCACGGCTCCTCTGTGACTTTGTTTAGTGGGGCAAAACCGTCTTGTAACATCAGTGACGATGATACGCCCACTATACTAAAAGACTCTGCTATCCAACAACATAATAAGGTGAAAGTCGCATCGTCATCACCAAACAAAAAGCGAGTTTCTCCACCTAGAATTCGGTTGCATGAGCTTGGTTCAAGCACTTTGAAAAGTGGCAGGAAGTTTATCTTGAAGGCGGTTTCTTCTTTCCCGCCTCTCACTCCATGCATTGATTCCAAACAGACTTCAAATCATCCACCTCCAGATGACACCCTTTAAACTGCTCCATTTTAAAGGTATTTTcgacatttctttgcattttctAAAATCTACACATTCTCGAGAAATAAAAAAGATTGTGTAATAGTTGCTTTTGCATTTTCTTGAGCTTGAAAGAAACATTATAGGtgtcatattttacacatgtggCACCGTGGTGATGGGTGAGTCGATTAACGGGTCAAGCTGCGTCAATTTTGATCTATGGGTCTGGTTTGGTGGGTAAATCAAAATGGTTTTCTACATATGTTTTTTTATGTTAGTATGCAATTCACTAACTATGATTACTGAAACAATATTACTACAATtaataattttaatttaatatctaAATGAAAACAAATAAACAGTTTTGTAGGTTATTTCATATTTTCATTAAGAAatagacttttttttttttttttaatttgacccGTTCAGGATAAAACACAATCCAAATTCCTTCATATAAGATAATAAACAGTTATTATTTTAGAGTTCTTGATTTATgttaccttttttttttctttcagaaTGATTTTTTAGTCAACTTCTACCAGATGCTTTATATTTCTGAGCACAAAAGCAGTCTTCAGTGAAAAATAACTCTGCTTGCTTACGACTTGTTTCGCGTAGGTTGCAAAATATCCTAACTGCAACCACACAATTTGTTATCAAGCAACAATTCAAGATGTTTCTGGAAGTCTTCTTCACCCCATCCCACCTTGACCCTGCTATTTTTTCCATCTTTTTTCAAGGACATGAATCTTTTAAATCAGTCAAAGCGAAAACAATGTGAATTTGTCGTATCTTGTGGCTTCCATAGCTGGCCAAAACTGGGCTTATTTATTTGTTATTGAAATTGCTATGAGCAAGATACTCAATTTGGTGCCATTTTTGACTTAAGATATCAATGAATCTATATTAAGCATTTTTTTCGGGTGTTGCTCCATTTTCGGCTTTTGAAAGTATTTGTTCAATACTAGCGTAGCCAGCTTCTTTCTGCAGTTTAGGAGTATCATGTCAAATAAGGCTTTTATctaaaaatatacatatctcGTGTCACATCAAACCTGTTATATTACTGAAGGTGTTGAAAACACGTGTTTCATGCACGTATGCTAGTCATGACGTGAACCTAACACGAAAATTACTTACGCTGTGTTTGGGTTGACATGGTTAATAAACAGGTACGTAGAAATCTCACAAAAGATTAGTTGATTGATTTCTTTGTTTTGTGTTTACTCTCTTTTGCCCCTTCTCTTTGGCTGAATTTTATGAGTATTTTTAAAAAAAAGCTTCTAAATTTATGTTGGTGAAGTAGAACAAAAAAAGCCTTCAAATCATAATAGCTCTTTCAAGTCATAGTACTTGATCTTGAAATATTGATTCTTGGATCTTTACATTGCTTGTGGATACTTTTAGAGGAAATAAACCGGTTTCTTTATCTCCACTAGATATCTACAACTTCTCTACAAAGGTTGAAACTCCAACATTCTAAGATGTTTTCTTGTTAGTTGTTACTTGCATTTGGATACTTGGTAGAAGGTTTTTAAAAGTGTTAGAAGTTGTTTCATGTCATGCTTCCATTGCCAAAGTTTTTAAACGACATAAATCCCACATCTCGGTGTTGATCCTTTCTATGATGCCCATAAGCTCCAAAGTTAATCTTAACTCAAAACTTTTCTGAAGATAAATCAAACTCCTCGAGTCtatggtagtgtttggtatgcaggaatgagaggtggaatgaaATGGATtaggctgcaaacgaaccaaacgttaggcgaacagtttgtgaaccgttcgacgggaagttcgtttttgttcgttcgtttattacacaaatgaacacaaacaagaaatttctagttaaatgaacaaacatcaACAGATGGCgcgtttgttcatttatgttcgtgaacgttcagtaacgtgtttgtttgtgtttaatagtttattagtgtttttagcttttatcttttatttaaatacttcaaaattgcgacaaataaaatatttaataagtgtcaatgtattatatattttgttcatgaacgtttgtgttcgtttgttaccATTTGtattcatgaacattagtttgtacTCATTTGTGTTCATCATCGTTCGTTTtcattcgttgcctaaaattaacaaacaaacacaaacgaacacgaacaagttcattttcttaacaaacaaacacgaacataaaatctcgttcggtaagcgttcatgaacagttcgtgaacccatatatttcttaacaaacgaacacgaacaaggacttgttcgtgttcgttcggttcgtttgcagccctacgagggaatgaagaaaatggtgtttggttggtcaatggaatggataACCCATTCTAtaaggcattccattccctcaaaatcattccatccacCCCCATGTAATTTTTTCATTCCATCCTCTCTTGCAcccttcattaacaacaccacaacccaccaccttcaccaccacctacccaccaccaccaccaccgacgCCCATCGTCGCCGCCACCGGCCACCCCGACAGCCACTCACCCGCAACCATTGCcaaccaccgccgccaccaaccaccaccatcgCTAACGCCACTCGTCGCCACCAACCAgcaccaccatcaccgccaccacccactGTCGTtgccaccaccaaccaccaccgaCGACTGCCGCCACCCCCCGTCACCGCTGCCCAGCgtcgctgccaccaccaccacttgcTGCCGCCACAACCGATCGCCGCCACTACCGCCACCTATCACcaccacaatcactaccaccgaccaccatcACTCACCGCCGATGTTATTCCTTCTTTTTCTTGCCTACTAAACAATACAcgataataattcattccattcccacatggtaaccaaacaagacatggaatggtaatgatccattgcatttcCTCGtcaattccattacctcatccattccattccctcgtccattccattaccccataccaaacagaatGACTTGCATAGCCCCTCATCATCATGTTCATGTGTATGATATACCAAAAAGGAAAGAACACACTAAGAGTCATTGTAAAAGATTAAAAGAAAGAAGGGAAAGCTGAAGAGAAGACATAGAAAACAAAGTCAAAACACATTGAGTTCATCTCCAACAAAGAAAAAGACTCAAATCAACAACACTaaatggggtaatggaatggccgatataatggaatggacgaggtaatagAATAGACAAATGAATAAAAGAA
This genomic stretch from Helianthus annuus cultivar XRQ/B chromosome 8, HanXRQr2.0-SUNRISE, whole genome shotgun sequence harbors:
- the LOC110873707 gene encoding protein tesmin/TSO1-like CXC 2, with the protein product MGSPEPQIPNKSIIASISDQQSADFLDSPIFNYINNLSPIKPVKGPSEIQVFPVLNSPPPSKRSHTHQQPIHLKSPDCHNISFQEDNNTAGPSLEKSSLKSSENILTKMTDAVNQMETFDNEDDNVLASSTHVEKVQEEHELSHPKSVDNDGKSRSCLQSNICVNGASVDQPYDQPLVAQVGKSQLGKRRRLQFEVAQDSIVESDPHVQNSSNTAAISEVVESSVLQTTRGSTVNVSKPSGIGLHLNSIVNAMPLRYLSGGRKKLTSVSSQTQDNMQLPSISPNSNLVENVSATSEEYAHHTPYSNSESMKIVEYREQFDQGSLNSAQVEAYGRSNPKKKRKKTESSGDGCKFCNCKKTKCLKLYCDCFAAGIYCADSCSCQGCFNKPEYENTVLETRQQIESRDPLAFAPKIVPHSTKSPRSQMLDDGDQVTPLAARHKRGCNCKKSMCMKKYCECYQANVGCSEGCRCEGCQNTFGIKGAPSMAKETGMESVNENVSDSFDEKNLKVGPNRARSSLLELHKPHNLSPQTPSFQCSTHGNDASEARVYPGRYVTSPESECPPYMTTTPKSPNNSVKMDQESYPDGEFMDEFSPGDWSTSRAQYLPPTRMRFSPLGFHGSSVTLFSGAKPSCNISDDDTPTILKDSAIQQHNKVKVASSSPNKKRVSPPRIRLHELGSSTLKSGRKFILKAVSSFPPLTPCIDSKQTSNHPPPDDTL